Within Vicia villosa cultivar HV-30 ecotype Madison, WI linkage group LG1, Vvil1.0, whole genome shotgun sequence, the genomic segment TGCTTAAAGATGAGTCGAGTCTTTGACCAATTCTTTCAAATTTCTTGAAtaatttttcaaatctttttgagTGCATTCTAGAGTTTCATAGCTTCCGATCTGCTCCTTTATTATTTGATAACTTTTTGAAGTCCCCGTATTAGCTCTACcgtaagaaaataatatatttttatgaacACTATTTACACTATTTACTGATCTTAAAAATGGTGTTTTTCTAAGTATGAGTACTCCATGTGAATGACCTTCATAAAATTGTGAAACTTCATATTTATCCTCAATAGTTCACTTAAAAACAATTCAGGGATTACATCCCTCTCGtgtcaattttctttttctaatttagtcaaattattttcatttataaGCAATTCCTTCGTGTCTATCTTTTTTTCCTCTTTAAAACCCTATTTTAAGCAAAGAAAATACTTCCACtttaaatcatatttattttttgtttccgTCAAACTGCACACATGCAAACCAACAACATGTGCATACATTTTATAAAATTACTTCTTTCTATTAAAATATCAAATACCTTGCCAATAACATGTTTGAGTTCATCATTGCACACATGAATCCATTCATATTTTTTAGATCACTGAAGACTTTTGAAGGTGAGGCTAAACAGACTTCATTATCATCCATGTCcataaaattatttctaaaaaaataaacacatcgaataaattatttcaaaattgacATTAGTCATATAAAATGTACCaaacaaatagagaaaataaCATGTTTATATAACAACCTGATATGTTATAATAAcctgaaaaaaaaaatgattttataaccTAATATTCTATAACAACCTGATACagaaaaatcatgtttctatagcAATTTGATATAAAAAACACGTTTCTCTAACAAGCTAATATGATATAACGATTAGAGAAAACAACGACTTATAATTAACATAAACAACACCACACTTAATTAGACGATGTTAGAAATGGTGCAAAGAAGAAAAAGTCGACGTCGAAAATGGtgcaaagaagaagaagacgatgtTGGAAATGGTGCAAAGAAGAAGACGATGTCGAAAATGTGCGTGTGTGTGTGAGAGTTTTTGGACTTGGTTTGAAAAGATTGAGCGGTTTCCCAAAATCCCAAAATGTGGAACGACTAATCCTCCTTCCATCATGGAGAAAGCAATTattcctccttcactatttctaTGGGTTGATGTTCCTCAACCACCTTGTAGACACATGTGATAGGTGATGCGAATCGTGAATTTCGACCTAGACTCTGTCGGGCAATTCATCTTGGGCGGCCCCACTCAATTGTGGGACGCTTAGATTTATTTCAAGCGACTACCACTCATTTGTAGGAACTTGCCCGATGTTTACGTACCTTTTCTCTTGTCGCTTTTTTTTTGAGATACCTCTATTATGACCTAGCAGAATTATCCTAGTCTAGCTTGCAAGGAAGAAATTCTCTATTTTTCTTTCCATTACAATAGGTGGTGTTTGGAGTTGCTTTTTGTATGTTAAATTTCTTCTTATATTTATTTTCCATGCTCTTTTCTCCTTTTCATTCTTCTTTATTCTTGGGTCTGCATGTCACAAGTGATGCCAAGGTAAAATTTGACTTGTCTTTGGAAGTGATAGTTGCTTCAAATCTTCTGTGTAATATCACAAGTATTTTTGAAACTATTCTAGAAATAAAATTTTTGATCCAAGCAATATTACTTTGTTAGCCACGCTAATAAATTTATTAGCATACTCTTTAATTGTTTCACAGtccttatttttaaaaaaaactcaaaattctatGATTTTCACTGAGTTTTCCTGTTTATGTTCCAAATCTGTTGCTTGCTGGATTTCAGTGTTaatggcaaaagaaaaaataGTATCGCAAATCACAAACAATAGAAACTACTAATATAACATAATTTTAGATTAACATTCACAAGTCACAAGTCACAATACTTTTTATggttattttgaaatttatataGTCTCTTAAATCAAAACTGATTTTTATATACAGACAGTGAAACACACATCCAAACTCTTATCAAATATTCTGTAACTTGTGATAGGTGTTTGGCCTGAATCAAAGAGCTTTAGTGATGATGGATTTGGTCCGGTTCCAACCCGATGGCGTGGAATTTGTCAAGTTGACACAAATAATACCGATAATTTTCACTGCAACAGGTTTagcaaaatgttttatttttagatttatttatttttaaatagtcTACTTTAATTTCAGCCTTATTTATGAAACAAATTAATCCTTTTATAAAGGATGTAGCAAATATATATATCTTACTCTTTTTTTTAATGTTCATTATTGATAGAAAGCTTATTGGAGCAAGATATTTTTACAAAGGCTATTTAGCAGATCTTGGCGATGCTAAAAATGTAACCTTCAATAGCGCACGCGACCTCGATGGTCACGGCACACATACTTTATCAACTGCGGGAGGCAATTTCGTAGAAAATGCAAGTATATTTGGCTATGGAAATGGAACAGCAAGTGGTGGATCACCAAAAGCGCGAGTTGCAGCCTATAAGGTGTGCTGGCCGCCACTTGCTGCTGGTGGCGGATGTTACGAAGCAGACATTTTGGCTGCTTTTGAAGCCGCTATAAGTGACGGTGTTGATGTGATTTCCGCGTCTCTGGGTGGTACTCCAGTTGAATTTTTCGAAAGCAGTGTTTCTATAGGATCTTTCCATGCTGTTGCTCAGGGCATTGTTGTAGTAAGCTCTGCAGGAAACACAGGGCCTTCTCCCGGCACAGTATCTAACGTGGAACCATGGTCCATCACAGTTGGTGCAAGCACAATGGATCGATCTTTTACTAGTTTTGTTACACTTGATAACAAGAAAATACTCAAGGTATGTTACTAAGCAAACTtcgatttttatataaaaatgttaCTGTTATATGATTATATCACAATGATGTTCATTCTCTTGATTTTTAGGGAGCTAGCCTTTCAGAATCCTACTTGCCACCTAACAAGCTTTACCCTTTATTAAGCGCAGCAGATGCCGGAGCTCATAACGCATCTTCAGCTGACGCGTAAGAATATTTTCTAGCAACCTTTTTAGAAGTTTTGTTTAGTGAATATAAATTCTATCTTAATCTAATTTATTCCAATTTTGTAGTTTGCTTTGCAAGACTGGAACTCTTGATCCGACAAAGGTTAAAGGAAAAATATTGGTTTGTCTTCGCGGTGACAATGATAGAGCTGACAAGGGTGTGCAAGCTGCTCGTGCTGGCGCTGTTGGTATGGTTTTGGCTAATAACAAAGACGGAGCGAATGACATTATAGCTGATGCTCATGTGCTTCCTGCTTCACATATTACCTTTAAAGATGGAATCTTCCTTTTTAATTACATCAACTCCACCAAGTAATATATCCTGGATAAATTCTTCATAATTTTTACGAACACAATCTTGATTATTCTTACATAGCATGTATGATACAGGTCTCCTATGGCTTCAATTTCTAGAGTTGAAACACAGATGGGTGTAAAGCCAGCTCCATTTATGGCTTCCTTTTCATCAAGAGGGCCTAATCCCCTTGATCCATCAATCCTCAAGGTTAAATATATGTTAGGGTTTTTTCTTATAAAACAATGTGAATtgtgtcattgtaattttggttTTACGTGTTTCAGCCCGACATTACGGCTCCAGGAGTTGAAGTAATTGCTGCTTTTAGTGAAGCTGCatctccttctgatcaaccatcTGATAAACGCAGATCTTCTTACAATACTTTGTCAGGAACATCAATGTCATGTCCACATATTTCTGGCATTGTTGGCTTAGTTAAATCTATTCATCCTGATTGGAGTCCCGCTGCTATTAAATCCGCGATTATGACCACAGGTAACGTagattttttattgatatatcTGGTTTTGGACTCCAATTTATCATAcaatcttaatcttaatcttacaatcttaatcttaatcttacGTTGCAGCaagaataaaagataatactGGAAAACTTATGTTGGAGTCGTCGCTGCAAAATGCAACTCCATTTGCATTTGGTGCAGGGCATGTCCAACCTAATCGTGCCGTGGACCCTGGACTTGTTTATGACCTAAATACTACGGACTACATGAACTACTTGTGCAATCGTGCCTATAAAGGTTCTCATCTTAGTGTGTTCTACCGCAAGCCATACACTTGTCCGAAATCTTTCAGTTTAGTAGATTTCAATTATCCAACAATCACAATTCCTAACTTAAAAATTGGACAGTCACTAAATGTGACGCGTACACTTACCAATGTTGGGCCCCCAAGCATATATGTGGTTCGCATTGCAGCAGCTCGCGAGGTTTTAGTCTCTGTTGAGCCTAATGTACTAAACTTTAAGGAAAAGGGTGAAAAGAGAGAGTTTAGAGTCAGTTTGAGTTTGAGGCctctaactaataataataataatagtactgGTGAATATGTATTTGGGAGGTTGGATTGGACTGATGGCAAGCATCATGTTAGGAGTTCTATTGCAATTAGGCCACAAAACTGAGGTTTCTATCTTACTAGTATCTTTCTAGTCCATACACAGTTTATTGAGGTGTGCAAGTTTCTTGATAACTCATAAAGTGATTATATCAATATACATGTTCATATGGCTTACATGTTTCCGGTTGAAATAACTTTTATTAGGATAGGATTTGAATCTTTGACGAAATAATCCCGTTCAAATTTTACTCATTTTCCAACTCCTAATTATTATGGTCACTTTTTCTGAAAATCAAAGTGTTTAAATTATACTTTtatgaattatttttttatttttatttttggttaggGCCGAAGCCCAAAAGAAAAACAACTGAAAAGCAAACTCTTGGGCACAAgagatataatatatttttagagttgaattcaaattcaaaacttttAATTCCAAAAAGATTTCTTGAATACTTcctaattcaaaaaatatatatttatatttaatgatttttattaatatttcaaattttaattttagtccCCTATTAAAAAAAGACATATTTTAGtcgttaaattttttttatgcattcaattttaattcatgttattttctaaaattttgaaaacggtttaattatcctttaattttaaaaattttgaataatttttttatacatgtttagaataatGTAAAACATTTATTtactaaattttagaatttttttaaaacgagaaaaattaaatatgaattttttaaattttaaaagataacgATAAAAAGTAATGTAAATctcaatttaaaaatcaaattttaagttttttgcaaagaactttttaaaacgttttaaacatgtctgcaaaataatcattaaaaaaatatacattagtttaacagtagggactaaaactacgtgcagtatagactaaaactacatgcataataattttatagggactaaaacatgtcatttttttataagcaccaaaaataaaaattggtattttatagagaccaaaatatatttaaccataatattaattattaaattatttaaaaaggtTAAAGgtaatgcactgacagtgtaaaaaagtccaatagaaaaaaattgttttgtcatgtcatataaactttttaaaaattacagtCTGATTTATCCTGATTcatgattgtgattggttgacagtgtaaaactttttatatTGTCAtggcatcacccattttctctatcAAAAAtacctttaattattttttatagaaaGAAAAAAGTTGTATAATgaaacaataaataattaaaggaattataaaaaaagataaataattgtATGACAAGAACAAATCACAACCGGTTGCTCACTAATCACAACAATCCGTATGGGAATAACTACGACTATGTGCAAGAGATCTGTGGAAGGAATATGGAGACTACCTTGCATGTTTTTCGAGATTGTCCTCATGCTATGCAAATctggaaaaacaaaatttcaaagaATTTTATTAGTAGTTTTATGCAGTTGGATCTGATAGAGTGGGTGAGCCTTAACCTTGGAGCTAAAGGAAATGGTGGGCAGTAGATGGGAGGAGTACTGGACATTGGCATATCATTGCTTATGGATGTGGAGGAACAAAGAATTGCATGTTGAAGATTTTATTTATCCTCACAATATAGTCCAGCAGGTAACTTAAATGGTTAGAAATTATGAAATGACCAAAAACCAGGATATCTTTGTTTCAAAGGTGAGCACTACTTTGGTTATGATTGGTTGGAGTCCACCTCGGAACTCTTGCTTTAAATTAAACACAGACGTAGCAACTAAGGATTTGATTACAACAGGGTGTGGTGGTGTTATTAGAGACACTAATGAAAATTGGTTGGGAGGTTTTTCTAGGAATGTCGGCAAGTGCACTGCATTCATGGTTGAATTATTGGGGGTATTTGAAGGCCTTAAGTACACTCAGAGATTAGAACTTCGAAGAGTGGAGCTTAATATCGACTCTGTTGCAGTTGTGGAGTCTATTAGAAGGGTTCCACAAATAGTTTTGAAGAGCATGCGTTACTTCGTCAAATTTGAAGATTGATTGATCTTCATAAGGAGGTGTAAGTCGTTCATATTTATAGGAAGGCAAACAAGTGTGCCGATGCTTTAGCAAATGATGGTTGCTATCTTGATTTTAATTGTATCTATTATGAATTTTCTCTTAGTCACATTGGAGGGTTATTGTCAATTGTTTCCATGGGAATTTCCCATCCTAGATGGTTGTCATTGTAATTTCTTTCCTTTTGGGCCTTGGCCTTCCTCTtataaaaaacaacaacaaacctTCTCCCACTAAATGGGTCGTCTACGTGGATCAACTTGCGCTATAGTATTTTATCCAAGACTATACTTCAATCGAAATCGTTAACCTCGAGATCTTTGTTAACAACTTCTCTTATGGTCTTTCTAGGTCTTCATTTCCTCCTAATTGTTGATTTATCTCCATCTAATATACTCTTTTTATCACATATTCTACAtgtcttctctctacatgcctAAATCATCTAAGTCTATTTTCAACCATCTTCTCTACAGGTGCTACCCCAACCCTCTCTgtaatattttcatttctaatcCTATCCTTTCTAGAGTTACTACACATCCAACAAAACTTCCTCGTCCCTACTATAtttactttattctcgtgttgattcttAACGGCCCTACATTTTGTCCAGTACAACATCGCATGATTTACATTCCCTtctatttctccatcattttgtAATATGGACTCAAGATATTTAAACTTTGTGAGTTGGGGAATAATACGGTTTCCAACTTTCACCTCTAGAATATAAACATTTCTtcttttgttaaacttacattcGATATACTCTGTCGTACTTATGCTTAAGCGAAAACCACGTGTTTCTAAAGCTAGTCTCCAAGTCTCTAATCTCTCGTTTAAATCCTCATTTGACTCTCCAAGTAGGACTATGTCATTTCCAAATAAAACCCATTTCGGTGCTAGCTCTTGGATGTATGATGTGAGTACATCCAAAATTTAGGTAAAATGGTAGGGGCTTAGGGTTGAACCTTGACGCAAACCTATTGTAATGGGAAATCATCGGTTTATCCACCTTGTGTCCGGACACTAGTCAATGCCACATCATACAATTCTTATAGCTCAAATATATTAAATCCTAACCCCTTTCTTCTATAGggcttttccataaaatctcactcGGTACTCTATTATACGCCTtctacaaataaataaaaattaagtgcAAGTCTAGTTGATTTATCCAATATTGCTCCATCACACGTCGTAGTAGATATATCGCTTCCATGGTCGATCTTACAGGCATAAAACAAAACTGATTTTCAGTGACTTGATTCCTTTTTCTTAACCCCCGTTCAATCACTCTTTTTCATAACTTCATGGTATAAACCATAAGTTTAATCCCCCTATAATTTGCACAATTTTGTATATCCCATTTATTCTTATAGATTATAGCTATAGTGCTTATTCTCCATCCATCCGACATTTATCGAgtgttttgaaatatttttagCACGAGAGAGTGAGGAATGAGATATTTCTCATGTTTGTAGATGTCAAAAAGTGAAAGGAGAGGTATCTATTTATAAGACAAAGGTTGGTACAAGAAAGGAAACAATCCATGTGCCAATTAAATGTTCCAATCGATAGTGTCTATAAGCCAATCGATTGGATGATCAAAATAATCGATTGTAAATACCCATTTTGGAAAGTTTGGATATAGATTCATTTCCTTTCATTAAGACAATGTCACACTTAATTATGTACATTGTTTTCACTTACCCAATCGATTGAGAATATGTTCCAATCGATTGGACAATTCAAAACACTAGTCCAAATTATTCTGTCAGCTCCTGATTCATATTTGTCTTCATGTTTGTCTTCAATACATATTTGTAAGTCATCATAAATAATTTATCTTCttgagttgtcatcatcaaagccATAAAAGGTTTAGGCATGGATAGCTTGGCTTTGATCAATTCCTGATTTACATGAAAACACATGGTtccatttttttcctttttgatgatgacggCATATATCTCATTAAGGTGGCAAAAGAAAATATAGGTCAATATTAATTTGAGTGGTTAAACTCCCCCTCAAATAAGTTGAGAGTATACTTTACTCTTCGTAAGAGTATACTTCTCACATTTTCTCATGATAAAAAAAAGGCGTGTAAAAGATgcaagttcaaaagatcaagaaGGTCAGTTGGTCGCTTTGAATCTACTTTTGGATAGAAGAAGTCAGATGCTAGAAATTAAATCACATGCTTTGAATTCAAGGATTCAGGTCACTACAAAAACGAATGTCCCAAGCTCATACAAGACTAGCCCAAGAAGAAAGTCTTTAGAGGGGAGAAGAAAGGACTAATGGCTATCTAggatgattctgattcttcagaagataactctgaggaagagaaagaaaatgtgGCGCTGATGGAAAGCATAAAAGCATTTGATCTTAAGACTCATTCAAAATCAGAATATCTGAGTCAATCTCTAAAGAGGTATTTCCTGATTTATATCGTTCTAAATTAGAATTATGCTTATATGATATTCTGGAAAAGTATCAAAAGCTTCAGAAAAAATACAAGGATCTAAAACAAGTCCATGTATCTGAATCTGCAACACATAGTAAGCTTGAGAAAAAAATTCTCCACTTTAAATGAAGAAAATTTAATTCTTAAGAATAAAAACTCTTCCCTTAAAATCAAGAGTTCTAAACTTGAGAAATAAATTCTTTCAAAATCTTTTGTagattttgacaaatattttcaGACATTTTTGGCTAAAAACATAGATAGAAGTAAAATGACTTTAATACTTTGAGGTTAGTAGAAATGGAAGAAGAGGAGTTGTTTATGTGCCTAAAGAAAAACTTATTTCAAAACCTAAGGCAAAAGCAAAAGCTCTTTATTCTCATTTCTCTTATGCAAATGCATAACATGATTATTCTGCACAGAGATCCAAATTCACTAAGAACTCTGGGAGAACTAACCAGAAAGAACCCAAAAAGAAGTGGGTACCTAAGGACAAGATAGTATATGTTTCAGCATCCTTAGAAGCTACGTTAAAACACcaatcatggtacctggactctggatgcttacgacacatgacgggaagaaggcaTATGTTCCAAAGCCTGGAACTTAAGTCTGGTGGCTTCGTGGGTTTCAGAGGTGATCAGAAAGGAAAGATCATAGACTCCAGAATAGTTGGTAATGGTTCTCTCCCTTCTATTActagtattttaatttttgatagaTTAATGCATAatctattgtccataagtcaattaagtgacaatggttatgatataatcttcaatcaaaagccTTGTAAAGTTGTTAGTCAGAAAGATAACTCCATTCTTTTCAatggcaagaggaagaataaaatttacaaaattaGACTTCCTAAATTAAAAGACCAAAATGTTAAATGTCTCATGTTGGTTAATGAAGAGAAATGAACTTGACatagaagattgggtcatgttaGCACGAGAAGAATTTCTCAACTAAATAAGCTTAATTTAGTCAGAGGCCTTCCAAATCTGAAGTTTTCTTCAGATgatctttgtgaagcatgttagaaatGCAAGTTTTCAAAAACCTATTTCAAAATAAAGAATTTTGTTTCTACCTCCAGATCTTTGGAACTCCTGCACATTGACCTTTATGGACCAATGAAAATTGTTTCAGTCAGTGGCAAGAAATGTGatttagtcatcgttgatgactACAACAGACGGACACGAGTTAAGTTCTTAAGACACAATGATGAGTCACTTTTGTGTTTTCTTCCTTCTACTCACAAGTGCAAAACGAgaagtattttaaaattattaaagtcaTAAGTGATCATgatggagaatttgaaaataaatattttgattttttttgtgaaGATGGAAtctcccatgatttctcttgccctagaactccacaacaaaatggagttgtatagAGGAAGAATAAGACTTTGCAAGAAATGGGAAGAACTATGATCAATGAAACAtacatggctaagcacttctggacTAAGGCAATTAACAcaacatgttatattcataaCATGATCTCTATAAGTCCTATTATGGTAAGAtgataagtgcaaaaatgtacttattttgtatatatgttttgttgcacttatcgatattttttattaataccgTCTGAATAATACcccattttgtgtataaatatgtatactttgtgaatagatgtattttcatatacttttatattttttaatagttttctatttattttgtaggtattgaggcgtatttggagcatgagcaataacgtgtcaaagacacggcttcaaacgcgcgtttTTGAGCAACGAAACCAACTCGtcaacgaataaagctcaaaaccaaagaataataaatcaccaatttggttgatatgttgttttttttagatgggaaattgaataagctttccaacgatttgaaccggacgcaaatcggagttacggttctcaagttacgtcatttttactaaaagttGTTTTTTCATGACAGCAGGTTAGGCGCGATccgcgctcctgcgcgcgacgcgcgctgtacagaactgaaaattgcataaataagcgaaaatcagatttttttaggttatgttttgggtattttgaaccccaactcatcctaggtcatttttgggtagatttagcttggaaacaccattggagcttgcaatcggatgatcggaggtcgaatttctcatcgatcggagttgacaaaccaagaaatgtttggttcctcttcttctcttctctttgtatttctcttttggtgagtttgtatatTAATTACTCTAAACACATAGATGcttgttactctttctactagttgtataaagtttgctttacaaatcttaatcggtgtttccttgatctttttgcttaaatgctttggatttgtgttgttgtagaaatagacatcacaaatcttgattaaggggtatctgttagcttttgattctagatataggattggggttaacatccacttaatatctaagtttaatgtctctgtgttgttcgatcggttgagacatcgtcgaaagagaaatatagttgaactctcgtcggtgttgcaaaaatggacattgatgtgggggatatgtggtgattctgatgagtattgtagattaagtacgacggagtgataaatctaattttgtgaggagtagtttagattcaaaccagataagttattctctatcaagaataatttttattttacgtTCATATGTTTACTTTCCcgtttttacttaaaacccatttaatcaaaactcaagaactaagaatcagTCGAACGAaaattcagtagcactaatctctgtggacacgataatttcccggataaatatttccaaaacttttgttgcttgccgctttaccgccccaacaaaatggcgccgctGCCGGGGATTGATGTTtctattgaattcgcattgcgatagtttctttatttttgagttttgtgaatatcgtatattttgtgcatattctcatacttgtatattttcgtatattgatacatgtttatattttcatacttatacatgtttgtgtgtttgattttgttcctctttacttttgctatttagcaaggt encodes:
- the LOC131637001 gene encoding subtilisin-like protease SBT5.4, translated to MRKTMSSSLCHHHTLLLLLIFSFLQDPTQAIKKSYVVYLGQQPYGSRLSALDVDSVTNSHYAMLGSYIGSTEKAKEAIFYSYNKYFNGFAAVLDEDEVAKISKNPNVLSIFLNKPRELHTTHSWDFLGLERSDGISKRSIWSKSQGEDIIIGNLDTGVWPESKSFSDDGFGPVPTRWRGICQVDTNNTDNFHCNRKLIGARYFYKGYLADLGDAKNVTFNSARDLDGHGTHTLSTAGGNFVENASIFGYGNGTASGGSPKARVAAYKVCWPPLAAGGGCYEADILAAFEAAISDGVDVISASLGGTPVEFFESSVSIGSFHAVAQGIVVVSSAGNTGPSPGTVSNVEPWSITVGASTMDRSFTSFVTLDNKKILKGASLSESYLPPNKLYPLLSAADAGAHNASSADALLCKTGTLDPTKVKGKILVCLRGDNDRADKGVQAARAGAVGMVLANNKDGANDIIADAHVLPASHITFKDGIFLFNYINSTKSPMASISRVETQMGVKPAPFMASFSSRGPNPLDPSILKPDITAPGVEVIAAFSEAASPSDQPSDKRRSSYNTLSGTSMSCPHISGIVGLVKSIHPDWSPAAIKSAIMTTARIKDNTGKLMLESSLQNATPFAFGAGHVQPNRAVDPGLVYDLNTTDYMNYLCNRAYKGSHLSVFYRKPYTCPKSFSLVDFNYPTITIPNLKIGQSLNVTRTLTNVGPPSIYVVRIAAAREVLVSVEPNVLNFKEKGEKREFRVSLSLRPLTNNNNNSTGEYVFGRLDWTDGKHHVRSSIAIRPQN